The DNA sequence GAGGACCTTCATGCCCTTTTCGCAATGCTCCGTGACCGTCTTGCTGAGACCGTTGAAGCAGGTGATGCGGTGCCATTCCGTGTCCATGACCCGGTAGCCGTTGTCGTCGCGCATCACGCGACCTTCCGAGAGGCGGGAGCGCGAGGTGGCAAGGCTGAAGTTGGTGATCTGGGTGCTCGCGCCTTTCGTGGTGCGGGCTTCGGGGTTCTGACCGATGTTGCCGGCGAGGATGACGATGCTCTGCATGGGTAAGCTCCTGTGTTTCCTGTCTTCGGGACCGTCCCTTCGACAAGACCCGAAAAAGCCCGTCGGGTGAGGCGTGCACGGCGGACGGCACGGACGCCGGAATCCCTCCAAAGGACCGGGGTGGAGCGGGCAGGACGCCACAGGCGGCCAACACGGCCCGGACTGACGCGGGGTTGGGCGCAGGAGACCGAACGGGATTAGGGGATTGTCAGTCGAACGAAGGACCCAGAGGACAGAGAGGCACGGGGAGCCCATGCCAGACCCTGTCACCTTGCCAGTCGAACTTATCTGAACCTAATCCCTGCACCTCTCTGGCGGTGACGAAAGTGACGATCATCGACTCGCGCCCTTCTGCCCCTGCCTGCCGGAAGTTTCGGGCCTATGCTGCAACGGGCTATCAATATCGGAACATTCAGGACACGGACCGCACCAATGGCTGATTTCGATCTCGAGGCCCTGTCGCTCAGCGAGCTGAAGAAAATGCAGAAGGATGTCGAAGGCGGCTTCCACCTATCAAGATCGACAAAAGGCGGTAGCCTGCGCCGGAACTGGGCTACTCTCTTGCCGAACTTGTCGGCTCCAAGGTGAAAACCACCCTTGTGCAATCCGCTGCGAAATCCTCACCACCTAAGAACCCTACAGCTCATCCGGTCTATCCGTGGGCGTGACCCGAAGTGGTTCGTTGACGCATTCAAGGCGGGCACAGACCCAAGTTAAGAAAACAGCTTTTTACTGACATGACACGAAGATCATGTTAGCAAAGCGACACTTTCTTAACACGAGGCAGGGAACATGTTAAAGCCGACCTATATCATCCCCACCCTGCCCCCGACGGCGGAAATCGAAACTATTCCTGTGCTCAAAGCGCTCGCTCGCGCTAGCCGTGCGCTTGCGGACCTGAAGGGGCAGGCAAAGACCATCCCAAATCAGGGCATTTTGATCGATACCCTCGCACTCCAGGAAGCCAAGGCCTCCTCCGAAGTCGAAAACATCGTCACGACGCAAGATGAGCTGTTTCAGGCGGACATCTTCCCCGACGATCCGCAATCCCCTGCGGCCAAAGAGGTCGCCCTTTATCGCGATGCTCTCCGGCTTGGCTATGCACGGTTGGGTGAAACCGGCGGTTTGATCCCCAACTCAGCGATCATCGACATGTTTCGTCTGCTGAAAGGGCGTAGTGATGGGTTTCGAGTAACACCGGGAACCGCCCTAAAGAACGAGAAGACCGAAGAGATCGTCTTTGTGCCGCCTCAGGATGCGCGCGAGATCGTCACCCACATGACCGCGTTGGAACGGTTTATCAACGATGACGGTCTCAGCGACCTTGATCCGCTGATCAAGATGGCGCTCATCCACCACCAATTCGAAAGCATCCACCCCTTTCCAGACGGAAACGGGCGAATCGGCCGCATTCTGAATGTCCTCTACCTTACCCGCACCGGGTTGCTCGACATCCCCGTGCTGTACCTGTCGCGTTTCATTACTCGCAACAAGGCGGACTACTATCAGCACCTGCAAGACGTGCGAGATACCGGAAACTGGGAGAACTGGGTCATCTACATGCTCGAGGCCGTTGCAGAGACCTCTGCGACGACCTTCGAGATTGTTACCGGTATCCGGCAGCAAATGGCGGACGTCAAGCATCGGCTGCGGTATGAGTTGCCCAAGATCTACAGCCAGGAACTGCTGAACAATCTCTTCCGCCACCCTTACACGCGGATCGAATACCTGCAGAAGGATCTGGATGTCAGCAGACAAACCGCTGCGAAGTATCTCGACACCTTGGCGGACCGGGGCTTTGTGGAAAAGCACCGGTCTGGGAAGAATAACTACTTCATCAACGTCGCCTTGGTGAAACTCTTCCTAGACGTCTCGGGCGGCCCGTAGGACTCTGACTAGCCTGACAATTCGAGGAAGGTGACGATCTGCCGGCCTGCATCGGCACTCTGTCTCGTTCAGCTGCGGCGACTGGCAGGCGTAGAACTCAGGTCGGCGCCCTTGCGCCGAACCTGAACCTTGGCGGAAACCGTGGGCCTAAGCCCACGGGTCAACCTCAACCAGTACCTGAACTTCGTCGCCGTCGATTTCATCGGCAGGGACGGCGCCGAAGGTTCCATCCCCAACTTGGAAGACGACGATCGAAACCATGAGCGTGGCGGCGAGGGAGGCGGCGAAGGCGTGTGCATCTTTGCGGGACATCTGTTTGGCTCCCGTCTTGGAGGCGGGGGACCATCCCTCGCGCGACAGGACCCCGCAGGCCCGAAGACTGGCTGACATCACCGGGTGCGTTCGGCTCGTCCGAATCCATCCGGCGGCACGGGCTCGCCCGTAGTCCGACCCCTCGCGGGGTGATCTCGAAGACGGGATTCGGGCCAAGGAAGGAAATGGCGAGCCGGGGATGGTCCCCTTACGACTGGAGCCGATTGTCCCGCTGATGCTTGGAACGCCGCGAGCCTCCCGGCCATGCTCTTGGTTGAAGACTCCTTCTTTGGGGATGGTTCCTTTGGTACCCCGCGAACTCAAAGGACAAGGTTGTGATGGTTGAGAGGCCCGCCCTTGGGCGGGCTCCTGGGTTTCAGTTGGGCTCAGGCGGCCAGGTCCGCGCCCCCTGCCCTTTCGCCGTCTTCGTCGCCGACGATTTCAAGTCGCGCATTGCGGTATCCTTCCTTGGCAATCCAGAGCTCGGCCGCAGTGATGGATTCCGCCAAATGCAACAGCTCGGTGTTGCCGCCGAAGTCGAGAAGCACGCGTACCTGCCCGGGCTTCGGTTCCTCGGCCACCTCGAAGACGAGGGCGCTGTCAGCGGAATGGCTGCGCATGATGGTGACGAGAATCACGCCGTCCGAGGAGAAGTTGCCCTCATGCAGCGTGAACGACGCGAGTGCTGTCCAGGTCGCGTAAGGCCCTGGTGGTTCCTTTTTCACGAGGCGCCCGACACCGTTCGAGCGCTCCCAGGCCGCCAGCTTCTTGGTGAAGCGTGCGGGCGGCTTGGAACTACCGTCGGTGTAGCGAATGAGCGCCCCGAGGGGGGCTGTGTCGATGATGATTGTTGCAGACATGATTCCTCATTCCGAATGCGAGCAGTCGCACTCATCTTATTGATATTGTTACGTTATAGGGTGATTGGGGGCGGTATACCCGCCCCCTGCCAGATTACGTTATTCCGCGGCCAGCATCGACGCGCCTTCAGCAGGCAGGTCATCCGTCAGGAATGCAGGAAGGTCAGCTTCACTGACGCTGTCAGCCGCTTGGGCATCCACCCCCTGCCCTTCAGCACGGTCCTCAACTTCCAGCGCCACGAGATCGTTCCGGCGCAGGACCTCGGGCAACCAGCCGCTGCCCTTCAGCAAGCGCTCGGCCTCGCTGGCCATCTCGCCTTTCTTCAGATGATCGAGGAGTTGGGCAGTCCCCTCCCCCTTGGCCTCACGTACGGCCTCAAGAATGCGGGCCTTGGGCACGCGGTTGAGATAGGTATCCACCGTCGGCTCCCAGCCCGCCTCGACCATGTCGAGATCAACGGCTTGCCCCACGATATCCGCCTGCGCCATGCGCCGGGTCAGACCACCTGCAGAGATGCCTGCCCCGTAAGGGTTCACCTTCTCGTGCAGCGCGCTGACGCCGAAGCTGAGGCAATGCGCCAGCAAGGCCAGCCGACTGCCCTGGTCGAGGACCGTCAGATAGTCCCAGAGTGCCGCATCATCGCCAAGCGGCAGATCGGCTTCCCATTCCGCGTGACGCTCGTCGACCCGCTTGGCCACCACGCTGTCCTTCAGATCGCTCGCCTGCGCTGACATATAGACGTGACGCACTGAGGCTTCGAGACAGCTGCTCGAAGCGGAGGAGGTGCGGAAGGTGTCCGTCACAAGCTTCAGCAGCAGCAGCGTCAACGCCACGTCGGGAGAGCGCCCGATCGCTTCACGCAGCGCCAGCGTCCGGTGGGCGGTCAACTCCATGACCAACCGCTCGGGCAGCGGCTTCAGCGCTCCGTCATCCTCATCCTCCGGCAAGTCAGCTCCGATCGGCTGGCCACCCGACATGATGACGGTTCCGCCATGAGCGGCACTGCCATCGCCATAGGTGAGATCACGATCATCCCCCCGCCCCGCCACCGCAGGATCCGTACCATCCTGGACCGCGGTCTCCTCAACGGGCTCATCCTCTGGACGCACATAGCCGCGATAGACGGCCAGCGCGCCGTAGCGGTCGAGCGTGACGAACGCCCCTGCCCGCCCGATCTCTGTCTGATCGAAGATCAACGGCCGGGTCTCGATCTTTTCCATCTCCGTTTCCAACACGCCAAGCCGCGTGTCGACCTCGTCGGGGATTTCATCCTGACCCGCGTATTCCTCCTCGAGCGCCCGGTACTCGTCGAGCAGCTTGGCATGAGCCGCACCTTCGTCATCCGTCATCGGCGCCGGATCACCGGACAGGGACCGCAGGCCTTGGCTGTAGCCGTAGGGCAGGTCAAGCGCGACCTCGATCCACTTCCAGCCCTCAGCCGCAAACGTCTCAGCCTCGGCCTGGAGTTTTTCCGTAACTAGCCGATCGAGCAGGGCAGGGTCTTCGAGCCAACCACCGTCATCGCCCTGGAAGAGGTCATGCAGCATCGTGCCGCCCGCCGTTTCATAGGCGTCAACACCCACAAAGACCGCGCGCCGGTCCGACACCCGGACCGAGGTCTCTGTCAGCATGCGCCGGATCTGGAATGGCTCCTTGTTCCAGGATGAATGGATCACACCCCAGACCTGAACCTGACGCGCGTGATCGGGGTTCACTGTGAAGGCCATGACCTGCTCCAGCGTCATGTCATCCTCGGCATAGATCTCAAGCAGGGCAGGGGCGACGGAGGCAAGTTTGAGGCGCTGCTTCACGATCTGCGGCGTCACGAAGAAGGCGGTAGCAATCTCAGCATCGCTCTGACCCTTGTCGCGCAGGGACACAAACGCGCGGAACTGGTCGAGCGGGTGTAGGGCGACGCGCTGCATGTTTTCTGCAAGGGAATCGTCCTCGGCCAGGATGTCGGACCCCGCATCGCGCACGATGCAGGGAATGGGCGTGGTCTTCGCCAAACGCTTCTGCTTCACCAGAAGGGACAATGCCTGGAACCACCATCCACCGGCCGGGATCTCGAACTTGCCGGTCTCGGTCCCATCGTCAGCCAAGACGGGCCGCACGCTCAGGCTCTGCAACAGACCGCGGCGGGCAATATCTTCGGTCAGTTCCTCGACGGACACGCCAGCCTTGATGCGCCGCACATTCGACTGGCTCAGCACCAGCTTGTCAAAGGGGATATCCCGCGAGGGGGACAGGGTGATTTTCTGGACGGCTTTCGTCATCAGTTCTTCTCCACGACGGGCGCCGGAAGCCACTCTCCCGATCTCACTTCCCGTCACCCTCAAACCAACACTCCTTTCCCTCTCGTTGACGGTGTGGTTGCCAAGAGTCGACTTAACAGCTGTTAAGTCATGCCAACTCAGCCCCGACCCCGTCTGAACTTAACAGCTGTTAAGCCGCACTTCGCCGACCGATCAGAGCCATAACCATCGGTCCGCAAGAGAATTCACCCGCCGCAGCCTTCGACGTCAGCGCCCGCAAGTACCCACCCGGTGATCTAATGTCGGCAAAGCGTTCCAACATGGCCACGACGACGATCGAGGCCTGCTCTGGGCCCATACAGCGCTGCGCTTCTTCCCAAGCGGAAACACTGATCCCCATGGCTGGCCGTACGTGGCAGGCCGCGTCGAAGAGTTGGTGCCAGTGTCGGATATCACCCTGATAGAAGGTCTTGAGCGACGGACAGCTTGTGAGCACTAAATGGAGTGGGATCTTCGGCACCCGCCTCATGTCCGGTTCTTTAACCTCGGCCTCAGGCTCACATGGATCAGCATCTGGCGCGCCGGCCGCTGCCCCGCCTTTCTCTAAGGCAGGTTCAAGATCTATAGATTCTTTATTTGAATTATGATGGTGGCGCTCAAATTGGGCATCATTGGTGTTCATTTCTTCCGTATCAGGACCATCAATCACGTTACGTGCCTGATCGAGAAGGCTCTCCAGTTCAGTCCTAAATGCCGACAGTTCCTCAAGCGAAAGCTTGCGGCGAAGGGCGCGGGCTGTGAGGGCGGCCGTATCGCTGAGCTGGTCCCATAGGCCAAGCCCGGGCTGGATCTCCTCGCCGAACTCCGCCAGAGCGGCTAGGTCGCGACGCATGAGGCTCACCACCTCCCTCAGTCGCCGCACACGGTCCTCAGCCTCACGCACAGCCTCTGCGGCCCGTGCAATCTCCTCTGCCCGGCAATAGAGCGGGGAGAGGTCAAAGCCGAAGGCCACGCGATCTTCGCCACGCTTGCGCACATACCGCTTCCCGTTGGGGCTATCGCGCCGCATGAGCAAGCCTGCGTCTACCAACCGGGCGAGGTGACGGCGCATCGTCGAGCAAGGCATGCCGTTCAGCCGCTCGCAGATCGCCTTGTTGGATGGGAAGACGACCATTTCGGTGTTCCCGCCAAGCGCATCGTCCGGAAAGAAGCTGAGAAGTCCCTGAAGAACGGTCAGATCGCGCTCGGAAACCCCAAAGGCTGCCTGCGCCTTGGACAACTCGCGGAGGAGCTCCCACTTGTTGACGGGCTTGCCTGGAACAGATGACTCGGGCCGCTCGATCACGCGCAGATGGGCGTGCGATATCGGCCGCATAAACGGCGAAATTGGTGTGTACTCCATGAAAATATTCACGAAGGCAAAATTTGAGTGGCCCGCGAATCGCTTTGCGCTTGCGGGAGAGGGGCCAGATCGCTACATTCAGAGGTGCGAAAACTGAAGTTTTGTAGCGGGCTGGTCCCGTTCGAAACCTAATTAAGGTCTCGTGAAGCTAGCTTCTCGGGGCCTTTTTCATTCTTGCCTGTATCGTGCCTCCTTTTTGTTGGTTGCTCTTCCTCAGTCTTCTGAGCGCTTCCAGCGCTCATGAAGCTCGGTAAGCAGCTGCGGGGCGTTGCCCTCAAGCCAGCTGACAAATTCAGTATCCTCGGACTTCAACTCGAGCTTGAGTTGCTTGCCACGGCGTCCGGTCGTGACGGTTGCAGCACCGACCCCCGGAATGACCATTTCAGGCTGGCTGCGCGAGCGAATCGAGGAAGTGGAGTGCTCGGTCTTCCCTGCCGCAGAAAGGACTGCCAAAAATGCCCGGTCGGACTTCTCATCTATTCCACCCGAATGGATTGATTTGGTTTCATTGGCCAAGGCTGCGAGTCGCTCGTGGTCCACATCTGCAGCCCCAATACACTTCTTGAGTTCCTCCCATCGGGGTCGGCCGATCCCAGGTGCCGCACCGATGGCAAGGACAAGATCTTCTCCTACGGTGCGGACAACGCTTAACAACTGCGAAACCCCAGCCTCGGTCAGATTGAGAACCTCGGCAACGCCCTTGTTGGTGCGCTCTGACTCTCCCAGGTGGTCTCCATCAAGCAAGGCAGCGGCTACGAGCGCGCGTTCGATAAAGCTCAGATCTCGCCGCTCCTGGTTTTCCAGCAACTGATCGCGAAGCGCCTGATCGCCCTCCATTTCCGTGACAATTGCGCGGACCTTGATCCCAAGTTCTCTGCAAGCCTCAAGGCGACGGCGGCCATAGATCAGGCTGTAGCGATTACTCTCAAGTGGGCGCACTAGGATCGGAACACGTTGGCCGTTCTTGAAAATCGATGCCCTCAGACCCTCGATCTCGATCTGAAGTCGGTCATCTAACCGACCTGCAGTCTCGATATGACCGGGGTCGATTTCGAAAACACCACCTCGGAGCCTGCGCCCCTCAAGAGCGTCGGGCGCGTTGCGCAGGGTCTGCAAGGGCAGACCAAGTTTAGGCTTTCTTGCCATTGCGTCCCCACGTGTTCTGAATGATCGCAGCGATCTCGTCGTTGACGCCGTTCATGGAATCGATCGCGCGATCGAAAGTCTGGCGCGTGAATTCCTTCTTGTCGGCCTCATAGAGCGTCTGCTTTGTGAGCCCCGCATCCGAAATCGCAGTCGATTCGACCATGTGATTGGTCAGAACGGACCTGCCAAAAAGACCCCGGATGAAGGCAATGACCTCAGTTTGCGGTGCATCACCCACCTTGTAGCGGGTTGGCAGGAAACGCAGCCAGTCAAAGCGAAGGTTTGCGCCGGCGTCCCGGATGACGCCAAGCAGATCAGCGGTCATGCGCAAAAACTGCGACATAGACATGAGATCGAGCATCTGTGGGTGAACGGTGACAAGCACCCCAGAGGACGCCGACAAGGCAGACATGGTCAGGAAGCCAAGCTGCGGCGGACAGTCGATGACGACGACGTCATAGTCTGCT is a window from the Roseovarius pelagicus genome containing:
- a CDS encoding Fic family protein yields the protein MLKPTYIIPTLPPTAEIETIPVLKALARASRALADLKGQAKTIPNQGILIDTLALQEAKASSEVENIVTTQDELFQADIFPDDPQSPAAKEVALYRDALRLGYARLGETGGLIPNSAIIDMFRLLKGRSDGFRVTPGTALKNEKTEEIVFVPPQDAREIVTHMTALERFINDDGLSDLDPLIKMALIHHQFESIHPFPDGNGRIGRILNVLYLTRTGLLDIPVLYLSRFITRNKADYYQHLQDVRDTGNWENWVIYMLEAVAETSATTFEIVTGIRQQMADVKHRLRYELPKIYSQELLNNLFRHPYTRIEYLQKDLDVSRQTAAKYLDTLADRGFVEKHRSGKNNYFINVALVKLFLDVSGGP
- a CDS encoding ParB/RepB/Spo0J family partition protein; this encodes MTKAVQKITLSPSRDIPFDKLVLSQSNVRRIKAGVSVEELTEDIARRGLLQSLSVRPVLADDGTETGKFEIPAGGWWFQALSLLVKQKRLAKTTPIPCIVRDAGSDILAEDDSLAENMQRVALHPLDQFRAFVSLRDKGQSDAEIATAFFVTPQIVKQRLKLASVAPALLEIYAEDDMTLEQVMAFTVNPDHARQVQVWGVIHSSWNKEPFQIRRMLTETSVRVSDRRAVFVGVDAYETAGGTMLHDLFQGDDGGWLEDPALLDRLVTEKLQAEAETFAAEGWKWIEVALDLPYGYSQGLRSLSGDPAPMTDDEGAAHAKLLDEYRALEEEYAGQDEIPDEVDTRLGVLETEMEKIETRPLIFDQTEIGRAGAFVTLDRYGALAVYRGYVRPEDEPVEETAVQDGTDPAVAGRGDDRDLTYGDGSAAHGGTVIMSGGQPIGADLPEDEDDGALKPLPERLVMELTAHRTLALREAIGRSPDVALTLLLLKLVTDTFRTSSASSSCLEASVRHVYMSAQASDLKDSVVAKRVDERHAEWEADLPLGDDAALWDYLTVLDQGSRLALLAHCLSFGVSALHEKVNPYGAGISAGGLTRRMAQADIVGQAVDLDMVEAGWEPTVDTYLNRVPKARILEAVREAKGEGTAQLLDHLKKGEMASEAERLLKGSGWLPEVLRRNDLVALEVEDRAEGQGVDAQAADSVSEADLPAFLTDDLPAEGASMLAAE
- the repC gene encoding plasmid replication protein RepC gives rise to the protein MEYTPISPFMRPISHAHLRVIERPESSVPGKPVNKWELLRELSKAQAAFGVSERDLTVLQGLLSFFPDDALGGNTEMVVFPSNKAICERLNGMPCSTMRRHLARLVDAGLLMRRDSPNGKRYVRKRGEDRVAFGFDLSPLYCRAEEIARAAEAVREAEDRVRRLREVVSLMRRDLAALAEFGEEIQPGLGLWDQLSDTAALTARALRRKLSLEELSAFRTELESLLDQARNVIDGPDTEEMNTNDAQFERHHHNSNKESIDLEPALEKGGAAAGAPDADPCEPEAEVKEPDMRRVPKIPLHLVLTSCPSLKTFYQGDIRHWHQLFDAACHVRPAMGISVSAWEEAQRCMGPEQASIVVVAMLERFADIRSPGGYLRALTSKAAAGEFSCGPMVMALIGRRSAA
- the repB gene encoding plasmid partitioning protein RepB, with the protein product MARKPKLGLPLQTLRNAPDALEGRRLRGGVFEIDPGHIETAGRLDDRLQIEIEGLRASIFKNGQRVPILVRPLESNRYSLIYGRRRLEACRELGIKVRAIVTEMEGDQALRDQLLENQERRDLSFIERALVAAALLDGDHLGESERTNKGVAEVLNLTEAGVSQLLSVVRTVGEDLVLAIGAAPGIGRPRWEELKKCIGAADVDHERLAALANETKSIHSGGIDEKSDRAFLAVLSAAGKTEHSTSSIRSRSQPEMVIPGVGAATVTTGRRGKQLKLELKSEDTEFVSWLEGNAPQLLTELHERWKRSED